The following proteins come from a genomic window of Streptomyces liliiviolaceus:
- a CDS encoding bi-domain-containing oxidoreductase, protein MKQVVQNYKSGELALLDVPVPGCKPGGVLVRSAFSLISTGTELMKVSEAGMSMVGKARSRPDQVAKVMQSVATNGVPATYRKVMGKLDSYTPLGYSLCGTVEQVGPGIDDVKVGDLVACAGNEHALHAELNWVPKNLYTPVPDGLAPRHAAFGTVGSIAMQGVRQGAPQLGEVALVIGLGLIGQLVAQLLTASGVRVVGADPDPARCALAERLGAAACGDPASAAVEAAVAELTDGHGVDQVYLAAGGGSNQPVELAARLCRDRGRVVDIGKCRLDLPWNAYYEKELDVRFSRSYGPGRYDPSYELEGRDYPIGYVRWTERRNLACFLDLAARGRVDVEPLISHVADFDDAVETYQRLKDGELKAVAVLFRYPGPAEDPAEASAETPAPSVTVPEVRRGGKASTPARPADAPVRVAFAGAGNYATSMLLPHLAQRDGVELSTVVTTTALSAANAKRRFGFKEASTDLDAVLDDKSVDAVFVVTRHSSHAELTRRALLAGKAVFVEKPLALSEDELAGVLAAVEESGNDRLQVGFNRRFAPLLQEARKKFGTRTGPASLRYLVNAGRLQHGSWYLQQGTEGSRFAGEGGHFIDTASWLLDADPVSVYATAAPGNEDLNVVLRYPDGSTATISYVTTGAAGFPKETLDLVADGKVLRLDDFVRASVYGRKRWVSSRLPKARDKGQNAELAAFVKAVRTGGPMPVPLESLVATTAATLAVPSGLAGGAPVTLARAR, encoded by the coding sequence GTGAAACAGGTTGTGCAGAACTACAAGAGCGGCGAACTGGCGCTGCTCGACGTGCCCGTGCCGGGGTGCAAGCCCGGCGGCGTGCTGGTCCGCAGCGCCTTCTCGCTGATCTCCACCGGCACCGAGCTCATGAAGGTGTCCGAGGCCGGTATGTCGATGGTGGGCAAGGCCCGCTCCCGGCCGGACCAGGTGGCCAAGGTCATGCAGAGCGTGGCCACCAACGGGGTGCCCGCCACCTACCGCAAGGTCATGGGCAAGCTCGACTCGTACACGCCGCTCGGCTACTCGCTGTGCGGGACGGTCGAGCAGGTCGGCCCCGGCATCGACGACGTGAAGGTCGGCGACCTCGTGGCCTGCGCGGGCAACGAGCACGCGCTGCACGCCGAACTGAACTGGGTGCCGAAGAACCTCTACACCCCGGTGCCGGACGGTCTCGCGCCCAGGCACGCGGCCTTCGGCACCGTCGGGTCGATCGCGATGCAGGGCGTCCGGCAGGGCGCGCCGCAGCTCGGCGAGGTGGCGCTGGTCATCGGCCTCGGCCTGATCGGGCAGCTCGTGGCCCAGCTCCTGACCGCCTCGGGAGTACGCGTCGTCGGGGCCGACCCCGACCCGGCGCGCTGCGCACTCGCCGAGCGCCTCGGCGCCGCGGCCTGCGGCGACCCCGCGTCCGCGGCCGTGGAGGCCGCCGTCGCCGAACTCACCGACGGCCACGGCGTGGACCAGGTGTATCTGGCCGCGGGCGGCGGCAGCAACCAGCCCGTCGAACTGGCCGCCCGGCTCTGCCGCGACCGCGGCCGGGTCGTCGACATCGGCAAGTGCCGGCTGGACCTGCCCTGGAACGCGTACTACGAGAAGGAACTCGACGTCCGCTTCTCCCGCAGCTACGGCCCCGGGCGCTACGACCCGTCGTACGAGCTGGAGGGACGGGACTACCCGATCGGCTATGTGCGCTGGACCGAGCGCCGCAACCTGGCGTGCTTCCTCGATCTCGCCGCCCGTGGCCGCGTCGACGTGGAGCCCCTGATCTCGCACGTCGCCGACTTCGACGACGCCGTGGAGACGTACCAGCGCCTCAAGGACGGCGAGTTGAAGGCCGTCGCCGTGCTGTTCCGCTACCCCGGCCCCGCCGAGGACCCGGCCGAGGCCTCCGCGGAGACCCCCGCGCCCTCGGTGACCGTGCCCGAGGTGCGACGCGGTGGGAAAGCGTCCACCCCGGCCCGGCCGGCCGACGCGCCCGTGCGGGTGGCGTTCGCCGGCGCGGGCAACTACGCGACGTCGATGCTGCTGCCGCACCTGGCGCAGCGCGACGGCGTCGAGCTGTCCACGGTCGTCACCACGACGGCCCTGTCCGCGGCCAACGCGAAGCGGAGGTTCGGCTTCAAGGAGGCGAGCACCGACCTCGACGCCGTGCTCGACGACAAGTCCGTCGACGCGGTGTTCGTCGTCACCCGGCACAGCTCGCACGCCGAACTGACCCGCCGGGCGCTGCTCGCCGGCAAGGCGGTCTTCGTGGAGAAGCCCCTCGCCCTCTCCGAGGACGAGCTGGCGGGTGTGCTCGCGGCGGTGGAGGAGTCCGGCAACGACCGGCTGCAGGTGGGCTTCAACCGCCGCTTCGCCCCGCTGCTCCAGGAGGCCAGGAAGAAGTTCGGTACCCGGACCGGCCCGGCGAGCCTGCGCTACCTGGTCAACGCGGGCCGACTTCAGCACGGCAGCTGGTACCTCCAACAGGGCACCGAGGGCTCCCGCTTCGCCGGCGAGGGCGGCCACTTCATCGACACGGCGAGCTGGCTCCTCGACGCGGACCCGGTGTCGGTGTACGCCACCGCCGCGCCCGGCAACGAGGACCTGAACGTGGTGCTGCGCTACCCCGACGGGTCCACCGCCACCATCAGTTACGTCACCACGGGCGCGGCCGGCTTCCCCAAGGAGACCCTGGACCTCGTCGCCGACGGCAAGGTGCTGCGGCTCGACGACTTCGTCCGTGCCTCGGTGTACGGCCGCAAGCGGTGGGTCAGTTCACGGCTGCCCAAGGCCCGGGACAAGGGCCAGAACGCCGAACTGGCCGCGTTCGTCAAGGCCGTGCGGACCGGTGGGCCCATGCCGGTGCCGCTGGAGTCGCTGGTCGCCACCACGGCGGCCACCCTCGCCGTGCCGTCCGGTCTGGCCGGGGGCGCGCCGGTGACGTTGGCGAGGGCGCGATGA